Proteins from a genomic interval of Methanohalophilus levihalophilus:
- a CDS encoding tRNA(His) guanylyltransferase Thg1 family protein, which translates to MKDREIYSDLRCAPPIIIRIDGRNFKNTLNELGCEKPYDKRLASSMAHSLELLFTKSGLNPSFAYTFSDEASIVFADLPFNGRVEKLDSIIPSFLSSAFTLLMELDIPISFDSRIVSIQPDQISSYMEWRQAEAWRNCVFSYGFYTLVSEGITEKQAFHELYGKKSSDIHELLFQRGINIAKVSAWQRRGIAVHREEYPIEGFDPSRQEPTVSTRSRITQQWELPLFSTEEGADYLKRYITLD; encoded by the coding sequence ATGAAAGACCGGGAGATCTATTCTGATTTGCGTTGCGCGCCTCCCATTATCATTCGCATTGACGGAAGGAACTTTAAGAATACTCTTAATGAACTCGGATGCGAGAAACCTTACGATAAGAGACTTGCTTCTTCAATGGCACATTCATTGGAGCTTCTTTTCACAAAGAGCGGGCTTAATCCCTCATTTGCGTACACTTTTTCAGACGAAGCGAGCATTGTTTTTGCCGATCTTCCGTTTAACGGCCGGGTTGAGAAACTGGATTCCATTATCCCCAGTTTTTTAAGCAGTGCTTTTACTCTTTTAATGGAACTTGACATTCCGATATCCTTTGATTCAAGGATCGTATCTATACAACCGGATCAAATTTCATCCTATATGGAATGGAGGCAGGCTGAAGCCTGGCGGAATTGTGTTTTTTCATATGGTTTCTACACACTTGTTTCGGAAGGGATCACCGAAAAACAGGCCTTCCATGAATTATATGGGAAAAAGTCCAGCGACATTCACGAACTGCTATTCCAGAGGGGAATTAATATTGCCAAGGTTTCCGCATGGCAAAGGCGTGGAATTGCTGTCCATCGGGAAGAATATCCTATAGAAGGCTTTGATCCTTCCAGGCAGGAACCTACTGTCTCTACACGTAGCCGCATTACGCAACAGTGGGAGCTCCCTCTCTTTAGTACTGAGGAAGGAGCGGATTATCTCAAAAGGTATATAACGTTAGATTGA
- a CDS encoding tyrosine--tRNA ligase yields the protein MERIDLIKRNVQEIVTEKELSELLESKEAPSVYTGYEPSGKIHLGHVLTVNKLLDLQNAGFEVTVLLADVHAYLNQKGTLEEVRKIADYNKRCFLALGLDPEKTNFVYGSDFQLSPDYMLNVLKLTCSSSLNRARRSMDEVGRKMDDPKVSQMVYPIMQAVDIAMLGVDVAVGGIDQRKIHMLAREGLPGLGYKAPICIHTPILLGLDGKKMSSSSENYISVDDDEAAIKKKLKKAFCPAGEVQDNPVLALFRYHIIPRYETVVFERPEKFGGDLECKNYADLESVFADGTLHPMDLKNGAAKYMNMILEPVREVLL from the coding sequence ATGGAGAGAATTGATCTTATCAAAAGAAATGTACAGGAAATCGTAACCGAGAAGGAATTGTCAGAGCTGCTGGAATCCAAAGAAGCACCATCTGTCTATACCGGTTATGAGCCAAGCGGTAAAATCCATCTTGGGCACGTACTTACTGTCAACAAACTCCTGGATTTACAAAATGCAGGGTTTGAGGTAACTGTTTTGCTTGCTGACGTGCATGCTTACCTCAACCAGAAAGGCACTCTCGAAGAAGTGCGCAAGATTGCAGATTACAATAAGAGATGTTTCCTTGCTCTTGGTCTTGATCCTGAAAAGACCAACTTTGTTTACGGATCGGATTTTCAGCTGAGTCCCGATTACATGCTGAATGTCCTGAAACTTACTTGCTCTTCTTCCCTGAACCGTGCCCGCAGGAGCATGGATGAAGTGGGAAGGAAAATGGATGATCCAAAAGTATCCCAGATGGTTTACCCTATTATGCAGGCAGTTGATATTGCTATGCTGGGTGTGGATGTTGCTGTTGGTGGAATTGACCAGCGTAAGATCCATATGCTGGCAAGGGAAGGACTTCCTGGTCTTGGTTATAAAGCTCCTATCTGCATACACACGCCGATATTGCTGGGGCTTGACGGGAAAAAGATGTCTTCCTCCAGTGAAAATTACATTTCTGTTGACGATGATGAAGCTGCAATCAAGAAGAAACTGAAAAAAGCATTCTGTCCTGCAGGTGAAGTGCAGGATAATCCGGTTCTTGCATTATTCCGCTATCATATCATCCCACGCTACGAAACGGTTGTTTTTGAAAGGCCGGAAAAATTTGGCGGGGATCTTGAATGCAAAAACTATGCAGATCTTGAATCCGTATTTGCAGATGGTACACTTCACCCGATGGATCTTAAAAACGGTGCTGCAAAGTACATGAATATGATTCTTGAACCGGTTAGAGAGGTTCTTCTCTAA